ATTCTTCCAACAACATCTACAGCTTTTATATTTTTTATTCCTTCATATACCATATCTATATAGGTATCTGTAAATCTGTGAAAAGCCATAAATGTAGGAGCAAAGGTAAGGTTCATAATTGAGCTTACAAAGAAAGCAAATGCAAAGCTAGACCCTTTACCAGGTAGATAGCCTTTTTCCAAAGCACCAGTAACTCCAGCTGCAAATATTTGGAACATAAGAGTTATTACTATACCTAGAAAACCCCAAATTATCGCTCTGTAGATTAAACCAGCTGGTTTTTTCCAGTCACCTACTGATATCCTGATAGCTAACATTTCTCCCATTGTAGCAAGTATTCCAAACTTAATAAATCCACTGATATAAGGATGACCTGCAGTAAA
This is a stretch of genomic DNA from Acetoanaerobium sticklandii. It encodes these proteins:
- a CDS encoding Mpv17/PMP22 family protein, producing MKKGDFIWGIILLSVALFILMPATHIIFVDFTAGHPYISGFIKFGILATMGEMLAIRISVGDWKKPAGLIYRAIIWGFLGIVITLMFQIFAAGVTGALEKGYLPGKGSSFAFAFFVSSIMNLTFAPTFMAFHRFTDTYIDMVYEGIKNIKAVDVVGRIDFKGFVSFVLIKTVPLFWIPAHTITFMLPPEYRVLTAAFLSLALGILLAMGKRGGKK